The sequence CACCAGCTTTTTCTATTTTTTCCTTAGCAGAATTAGAGAAAGCATCAGCAATTACGGTAATCTTTTTAGTCAGCTCACCATTACCTAAAACCTTAACCGGCTTTGTGCCTTTTATTAGGCCCTTTTGAACCATGTAGTTTATGTCAACCACATCACCATCGCTGCATATAGCCTCAAGTTTATTTAAGTTGACTACATCATATTCAACCCTGAATGGATTTTTAAAACCCCTCTTAGGAAGCCTTCTGTATATAGGTGTCTGGCCACCCTCAAAATACGCTGCCTTTGCACCACCTGAGCGTGCTTTTTCACCTTTACTTCCCTTACCTGCTGTTGTTCCCCAACCGCTTGAATCTCCTCTACCAACCCTTTTTCTATCTTTCACAATGCGTGGCAATTCATAAAGCTCCATATTTTCACCCCTCTTAAAGTTCTTCTACCTTAACCATGAAGGATACCTTTCTTATCATACCTCTGATGTAGGGTGTATCCTTTCTTATTATAGACTTGTTTGGTCTTTTTAAACCCAAAGCTATAGCCGTTTTCCTTATAGACGGTTTCTGCCCTATCAAACTTCTCGTAAGCGTTATTTTTAGATCACCCATATTACACCTCACTTGGCCTGTCTGATTCTTTCGATCTCTTCCTTATCTCTCAACAAACTCAAAGCCTTAAGCAATGCCCTTGATAGATTGTGAACATTATTCGAGCCAATAGATTTTGTGACTATATTTCTTATGCCACAAACTTCTAAGATTGCCCTTGCCGTATTGCCTGCAATAATTCCCGTACCAGGCCTTGCAGGTTTTATTAAAACTCTACCAGCACCTTCTTTTACTTCAAGCTGATGAGGTATAGTGCCATCTTCAGTTATTGGAACCCTAATAAGGTTTTTCTTTGCCTTCTCTATAGCCTTTTTTATTGCTTCTGGAACCTCATGGGATTTACCCAATCCCAATCCAACTCTACCATTTTTATCACCAACGGCAACCAAGGCGGCAAACCTAAACCTTCTTCCTCCTTTTACAACCTTGGTAACCCTTTTTATCGTAATAACCTGCTCTTCAAACTCTTTTTCCATCTGAACCATACGCTCCACTCCTAAAATTTAAGTCCTGCTGCCCTTGCACTATCCGCAAGAGCCTTTACTTTGCCGTGATAGATGTAGCCATTCCTGTCAAAAACAACTTTCTCTATACCCTTTTCTAAGGCCTTCTTGGCTATTGCTTCACCAACAACCTTAGCCGATGTTATATTGCTACCCTTAACTTTGTCCCTTAAGTCCAAATCAAGTGTGGAAGCAGAAACAATTGTTCTCCCACTCTCATCATCGATAATCTGGGCATAGATATGTTTTAGGCTTTTATATACACAGAGCCTTGGTCTTTCAGCTGTTCCTCTTATTTTGTATTTTATTCTTACTTTTCTTCTCTGTCTTTCCTTTTTTCTATCTACTGTAGACATATATTAACCCCCATTATTTGCTTGCAGCCTTGCCCATTTTTCTTCTGACATACTCGCCCTTGTAGCGAATTCCTTTACCCTTATATGGCTCTGGAGGCTTAATAGCCCTAATTTGACTTGCCACCAGTCCAACAAGCTGCTTATCTATACCTGAAACGGTGATCTCAATACCTCTTTTATCTGTCTCTACATTAACACCATCAGGTATGTTATAGATAACATCGTGTGAAAATCCTACAGTAAGCGTAAGCTTTTTACCTGAAACAGAAGCTTTATATCCAACACCTTCTATTTGTAAAACCTTACTAAAGCCCTGAGAAACGCCAATAACAGCGTTATTAACAAGGCTTCTGTAAAGGCCGTGCATGGCTTTTGCATTTTTAGAATCACCTGTTGACTTTATATAAATAAACTTATCATCTTTTTCTACTGCTACATATTGAGAATTAAAATATTGGCTCAACTGCCCCTTAGGGCCTTTAACGTTGATCTCTGACTCTCCTATCTTTACCTCTACCCCCGAAGGAATAGGGATAGGCATTCTTCCTATCCTTGACATTGCTACCTCCTAATTAAAATACCTCACAGATGTATTCGCCGCCCACCCCAAGTTTCTTGGCTTCTTTAGTTGTTATAACACCTTTAGAGGTGGATATAATACCTATACCAAGCCCGTTCATAACAGGCTTTATATCATCGCTTGAGACATAGACTCTTCTTGAGGGTTTACTCACCATCTTCATTAACATTATAGCAGGCTTTCTTTTGTTTTCGTCTGCATATTTCAAGAACACCCTTACAATGTTTCTATTACCTGCATCTTCCAACCTTTTATAATCTTTAATAAAACCTTCTTCTTTAAGAATATTGCAAACATTTTCAACTAAGTTATTACTTGCAACATCTACATAATCGTGCTTAGCCTTTAGACCATTCCTTATCTTCGACAAGCAATCTGCTACCTTTTTACTCATACGCCACCTACCAACTCGCCTTTTTTACACCTGGAATTTCACCTTTACCTGCCAAGGTTCTGAAACATACCCTACAGATGCCGAATTTCCTTATGTAACCCTTAGGCCTACCACAAATCTGGCATCTGTTGTGAGCCCTTACCTTGAACTTAGGGGGTCTTTTGGATTTTTCTATCATAGCTTTTCTCGCCATAGCTTCTCCTCTTCAACTCAGTTTGTTTTTCTAAATGGCATGCCAAAGGCCTCAAGCAGGGCTTTGGCCTCTTTATCAGTCTCTGCCGTTGTAACAATCGTAACACTTAAACCGTGGATCTTCACAATCTTATCGTAATTAATCTCAGGGAAAATCAACTGTTCGGTTATACCAAGTGTGTAATTACCCCTGCCATCAAATCCCTTAAGCGGCACACCCCTGAAGTCTCTGATTCTTGGAATAGCAAAAGATATAAATCTATCCAAGAATTCATAAGCCCTATCTCCACGCAGCGTAACTTTACAGCCTATAGGCATACCTTTTCTTAGTTTAAAATTAGCTATAGATTTTCTGGCCCTGGTAATTATACCCCTTTGGCCAGTAATTGTAGCAAGTTCATCCAATACAGACTCAAGAAGCTTAACATCATGCATCCCTTCAGCCAAACCCACATTGAGGACAACTTTTTCTACTTTGGGCACTTGCATTACATTCTTATATGAAAACTCTTTCATTAGGCGAGGGATTATCTCTTCCTTGTAGATGGTCTTGAGCCTTGGCACATACTTTTCAGCCATTAAACTTCTCCTCCTTAGATTGTCTCACCGCATTTTTTACAATACCTGACCTTCTCGCCGCTCTCCAAAAACTTTACGCCAATTCTGGTTGGCTTATTGCAATGAGGACAAACCAACATAACATTGGATATATGAATAGGGGCTTCTTTTTCTACTATTCCCCCTTTTGTTGTTTCGGATGCCTTAACATGTTTCTTGATCACATTAACACCCTCAACGATAACCCTATCTTTTTCGGGCACAAACGAAATAACATTGCCCTCTTTGCCTTTGTCCTTACCCGCAATTACCTTAACCTTATCACTCTTTTTCAATCTTGTTCTAATCCTTTTCATTACAGCACCTCTGGAGCAAGCGATATGATTTTCATAAATTCTTTAGCCCTAAGCTCTCTAACAACAGGACCAAAGATTCTTGTGCCTATAGGCTCTTTTTGGTTATTAATTAAAACCGCTGCGTTTTCATCAAATTTTACATAGGTGCCATCAGGTCTTCTAAACTCTTTCTTTGTCCTTACAACCACAGCCTTAACCACATCACCCTTCTTTACTTTGCCATTTGGATCTGACTCTTTGACCGAAGCAACGATTATATCCCCAACCCTGGCATATCTCCTGCGGCTGCCGCCAAGCACCTTTATACACATTATCTTTTTGGCACCTGAGTTATCTGCCACCCTTAATACACTGTATGGCTGTATCATCGCTCATCTCCCAATCCTACATATTTCTCGGTGATTTCAAGCAATCTAAAGTGTTTATCCTTGGAAATAGGCCTGCACTCAATAAATTTAACTCTATCGCCTTTTCTGGCCTCGTTCTTTTCATCATGTACTTTAAACTTTTTTCTTCTTTTGATGTATTTATGGAACTTAGGATGCTCAATTAAAGTTTCAACCTCAACTACGATGGTTTTGTCCATTTTATCACTTACAACGACACCTTCTTTTATTAACTTACTCATGACTCTTCACCCTTCTTGAGTTTCTCGTTCTTAATGGTGAGAACCCTTGCCAAATCCTTGCGAAGGTTTCTTATCTTATGCGGATTATCCACCTGTTCAAGTCCTTTTCTCATATTGAGCTTAAATATTTCTTCCCTTAAGCGTTTTTCCTCATCATTAAGCTCATTTAAGCTCATATTTCTCAACTCTGCCGCTTTCATACCCACTCACTCCGTTTGACAAATTTCATTTCGATATTAAACTTGTTGGCTGCAAGTTGAAAAGCTTTTCTCGCAAGGTCCTCGCTTACGCCACCTACTTCATAAAGAATCCTGCCAGGTTTAACTACTGCAACCCACTTCTCAACAGAACCCTTACCTTTACCCATCCTTGTTTCAGCGGGTTTTTTGGTAAGTGGGAAATCAGGGAAAATCCTTATCCATATCTTCCCTTGATGCTTTAAAACCCTATTAATAGCAATCCTTGCAGCCTCAATCTGTCTGTTTGTAACCTCACCTCTGCCAACAGCTTTCATGCCATAATCACCAAAGGCAAGTTTAGTTCCCCTCTTAGCCGTTCCCCTTAAACCGTTTCTGTTTCTCTGATATTTCCTGTATTTTGTTCTCTTAGGCATTAACATGGCTTTCTACCACCCTTTCCTTATTTTGGAGATACCATCCCGTTAAACACCCATACCTTGATGCCAATTACTCCTGCCTGGGTCAAGCTTTCAGCAAAACCGTAATCAATGTCTGCACGCAAAGTACTTAACGGAACTCTTCCTTCCTTAATCCACTCGGTACGGGCCATTTCGGCACCGCCAAGCTTACCAGAAATCTGAATTTTAATACCCTTCGCACCTTTTTTCAAGGCCAAATAGGCAGCTCTTTTCATAACCCTTCTGTATGGCATCCTTTTTTCTATCTGAAGAGCTATGTTCTCAGCTACGAGTTGGGCGTCTTTTTCAGGAACGGATACATCTCTAACATTTATTGTCACATTAGAATCGGTTAATGTTTTTATATACTCTTTAAGCTTCTCAACCTCTGCACCTTTTCTGCCAATGATGATACCCGGCATAGCTGCGTATATATTAACGGTCATCTTATTTCTTTTTCTTTCTATCTCTATCTTGGAGATTCCGGCATAGTAAACCTTAGATTTTATAGCTTTCTTGATTTTCTGATCTTCTAAGAACTTATCCTTAAAATCCCTTTCTGCATACCACCTTGATGTCCAAGTTTTTGTTATGCCTAATCTTAAACCGATCGGGTTTACCTTCTGACCCAAAACCCACCTCCTATTTGCCTATAATAACAGTAATATTGCTTGTTCTTTTTATAATTCTTCCTGCCCTACCCATAGCCCTTGCTCTATACCTTTTCATCCTTATACCATCGTCTGCTGTTACGTTTTTAACCTTGAAACTATCTACATCCATACCTTGCTCAAGCGCATTTGCAACTGCAGACTCAAGTAACTTTTTTAAGATAAAAGATGCCTTTCTATTGGAATATTTAAGTAAAACCAAAGCCTCATCTACACTTTTACCCTTAACAAGGCTTATAACCTCTCTAACCTTTATAGGTGATATCTTTGCACTCCTTAAAAATGCTCTTGCTTCCATAACTCACCAACCCTTATTTACCTATTTTCTTTTGAACCACACCTTTATGGCCCTTGAATGTTCTTGTAGGAACAAATTCTCCGAGTTTATATCCCACCATATTCTCAGTCACATACACAGGCACAAACTTTTTACCGTTGTGAACGGCAAAGGTAAAGCCAACAAACTCAGGTATAATGGTGCTCCTCCTGGACCATGTTTTTATCATAGTTTTTTTGCCCGAGGCCTTCATTTTCTCGGCTTTCTTTATCAACTTCTCGTCAACAAAAGGCCCTTTTTTCAGACTCCTTGGCATAAACTAAGCCTCCTATTTTTTCTTTCTTCTTGTAACAATGAACTTATCGGTTCTCTTATTGCGGCGTGTCTTATAACCCTTAGTAGGCACACCCCACGGTGTAACCGGAGTTCCACCTGTTCCCGTTTTACCTTCACCACCACCATGTGGATGGTCTATTGGGTTCATAGCAACACCCCTAACCTGAGGCCTGAAACCTTTATGCCTCATCCTACCAGCTTTACCCCAATTTATATTGGAGTGATCCGTATTACCAACCTGGCCAACAGTGGCATAACACTCAACGTTTATAAGCCTCATCTCTCCACTTGGAAGCCTTACATGGGCGTATTTACCCTCTTTCGCCATAATTTGAGCCATAGCTCCAGCACTTCTTACAAGCTGCGCCCCTGCTTTTGGTTTTAATTCAATATTATGGACTATTGTACCCACAGGTATTTTCTTTATCGGCAGGGCATTGCCCACTTTGATTTCCACATTCTCACCCGCTTCAACAACATCGCCAACCTTCAAACCCAGAGGGGCAAGAATATATCTCTTCTCTCCATCTCTGTAAGCCAATAGCGCTATCCTTGCGCTCCTGTTCGGATCGTACTCTATCGCTTTAACAGTAGCTGGTATACCTCTTTTGTCCCTTTTGAAATCTATAATTCTGTAAAACCTTTTGACCCTTCCGCCTCTGCCTCTTACACTTACATGGCCAGATGAGTCTCTACCTGCATGATACTTCAAAACCTTTATCAAGGATTTTTCGGGTTTTTTCTTTGTTATTTCGCTAAAGTCGGAAACGCT comes from Hippea maritima DSM 10411 and encodes:
- the rplO gene encoding 50S ribosomal protein L15 — its product is MELYELPRIVKDRKRVGRGDSSGWGTTAGKGSKGEKARSGGAKAAYFEGGQTPIYRRLPKRGFKNPFRVEYDVVNLNKLEAICSDGDVVDINYMVQKGLIKGTKPVKVLGNGELTKKITVIADAFSNSAKEKIEKAGGSIEVLQ
- the rplR gene encoding 50S ribosomal protein L18, with product MSTVDRKKERQRRKVRIKYKIRGTAERPRLCVYKSLKHIYAQIIDDESGRTIVSASTLDLDLRDKVKGSNITSAKVVGEAIAKKALEKGIEKVVFDRNGYIYHGKVKALADSARAAGLKF
- the rplX gene encoding 50S ribosomal protein L24; protein product: MKRIRTRLKKSDKVKVIAGKDKGKEGNVISFVPEKDRVIVEGVNVIKKHVKASETTKGGIVEKEAPIHISNVMLVCPHCNKPTRIGVKFLESGEKVRYCKKCGETI
- the rplP gene encoding 50S ribosomal protein L16, with protein sequence MLMPKRTKYRKYQRNRNGLRGTAKRGTKLAFGDYGMKAVGRGEVTNRQIEAARIAINRVLKHQGKIWIRIFPDFPLTKKPAETRMGKGKGSVEKWVAVVKPGRILYEVGGVSEDLARKAFQLAANKFNIEMKFVKRSEWV
- the rpsC gene encoding 30S ribosomal protein S3, which gives rise to MGQKVNPIGLRLGITKTWTSRWYAERDFKDKFLEDQKIKKAIKSKVYYAGISKIEIERKRNKMTVNIYAAMPGIIIGRKGAEVEKLKEYIKTLTDSNVTINVRDVSVPEKDAQLVAENIALQIEKRMPYRRVMKRAAYLALKKGAKGIKIQISGKLGGAEMARTEWIKEGRVPLSTLRADIDYGFAESLTQAGVIGIKVWVFNGMVSPK
- the rpsS gene encoding 30S ribosomal protein S19, translated to MPRSLKKGPFVDEKLIKKAEKMKASGKKTMIKTWSRRSTIIPEFVGFTFAVHNGKKFVPVYVTENMVGYKLGEFVPTRTFKGHKGVVQKKIGK
- the rplV gene encoding 50S ribosomal protein L22; this translates as MEARAFLRSAKISPIKVREVISLVKGKSVDEALVLLKYSNRKASFILKKLLESAVANALEQGMDVDSFKVKNVTADDGIRMKRYRARAMGRAGRIIKRTSNITVIIGK
- the rpsQ gene encoding 30S ribosomal protein S17, whose product is MSKLIKEGVVVSDKMDKTIVVEVETLIEHPKFHKYIKRRKKFKVHDEKNEARKGDRVKFIECRPISKDKHFRLLEITEKYVGLGDER
- a CDS encoding type Z 30S ribosomal protein S14, producing MARKAMIEKSKRPPKFKVRAHNRCQICGRPKGYIRKFGICRVCFRTLAGKGEIPGVKKASW
- the rplE gene encoding 50S ribosomal protein L5, with the protein product MPRLKTIYKEEIIPRLMKEFSYKNVMQVPKVEKVVLNVGLAEGMHDVKLLESVLDELATITGQRGIITRARKSIANFKLRKGMPIGCKVTLRGDRAYEFLDRFISFAIPRIRDFRGVPLKGFDGRGNYTLGITEQLIFPEINYDKIVKIHGLSVTIVTTAETDKEAKALLEAFGMPFRKTN
- the rpsH gene encoding 30S ribosomal protein S8 produces the protein MSKKVADCLSKIRNGLKAKHDYVDVASNNLVENVCNILKEEGFIKDYKRLEDAGNRNIVRVFLKYADENKRKPAIMLMKMVSKPSRRVYVSSDDIKPVMNGLGIGIISTSKGVITTKEAKKLGVGGEYICEVF
- the rplB gene encoding 50S ribosomal protein L2, which gives rise to MGIKVYKPVTNGLRFASVSDFSEITKKKPEKSLIKVLKYHAGRDSSGHVSVRGRGGRVKRFYRIIDFKRDKRGIPATVKAIEYDPNRSARIALLAYRDGEKRYILAPLGLKVGDVVEAGENVEIKVGNALPIKKIPVGTIVHNIELKPKAGAQLVRSAGAMAQIMAKEGKYAHVRLPSGEMRLINVECYATVGQVGNTDHSNINWGKAGRMRHKGFRPQVRGVAMNPIDHPHGGGEGKTGTGGTPVTPWGVPTKGYKTRRNKRTDKFIVTRRKKK
- the rpsE gene encoding 30S ribosomal protein S5 produces the protein MERMVQMEKEFEEQVITIKRVTKVVKGGRRFRFAALVAVGDKNGRVGLGLGKSHEVPEAIKKAIEKAKKNLIRVPITEDGTIPHQLEVKEGAGRVLIKPARPGTGIIAGNTARAILEVCGIRNIVTKSIGSNNVHNLSRALLKALSLLRDKEEIERIRQAK
- the rpmD gene encoding 50S ribosomal protein L30: MGDLKITLTRSLIGQKPSIRKTAIALGLKRPNKSIIRKDTPYIRGMIRKVSFMVKVEEL
- the rpmC gene encoding 50S ribosomal protein L29, with the translated sequence MKAAELRNMSLNELNDEEKRLREEIFKLNMRKGLEQVDNPHKIRNLRKDLARVLTIKNEKLKKGEES
- the rplN gene encoding 50S ribosomal protein L14, producing MIQPYSVLRVADNSGAKKIMCIKVLGGSRRRYARVGDIIVASVKESDPNGKVKKGDVVKAVVVRTKKEFRRPDGTYVKFDENAAVLINNQKEPIGTRIFGPVVRELRAKEFMKIISLAPEVL
- the rplF gene encoding 50S ribosomal protein L6 translates to MSRIGRMPIPIPSGVEVKIGESEINVKGPKGQLSQYFNSQYVAVEKDDKFIYIKSTGDSKNAKAMHGLYRSLVNNAVIGVSQGFSKVLQIEGVGYKASVSGKKLTLTVGFSHDVIYNIPDGVNVETDKRGIEITVSGIDKQLVGLVASQIRAIKPPEPYKGKGIRYKGEYVRRKMGKAASK